A genomic segment from Thiomicrorhabdus aquaedulcis encodes:
- the rlmE gene encoding 23S rRNA (uridine(2552)-2'-O)-methyltransferase RlmE — protein MARSKSSAGWLKEHFDDPYVLKAKQEGWRSRAVYKLQEIDEKDKLFKPSMCVVDLGAAPGGWSQWTAHKTGSAGEVFALDLLPVEPFAGVTFIQGDFQDEAVYNQLLSALDGREVDVVMSDMAPNMSGNKGVDIPRAMYLVELSVELADQVLKRNGDLLMKVFQGEGYDQLLLTLKDKYQKVITRKPKASRPRSKEIYLLARGKK, from the coding sequence ATGGCGAGAAGTAAATCCAGTGCAGGTTGGTTAAAAGAGCATTTTGACGACCCTTACGTGTTAAAAGCAAAGCAAGAAGGTTGGCGCTCTAGGGCAGTTTATAAATTGCAAGAGATTGATGAAAAAGACAAACTCTTTAAACCAAGCATGTGCGTGGTGGATTTGGGTGCGGCACCGGGCGGTTGGTCACAGTGGACGGCTCACAAGACTGGCTCGGCCGGTGAAGTGTTTGCATTAGATTTATTGCCAGTAGAACCGTTTGCTGGCGTGACGTTTATTCAGGGTGATTTTCAGGATGAAGCGGTTTATAACCAGTTGTTAAGTGCGTTAGATGGTCGAGAAGTCGATGTGGTGATGTCGGATATGGCACCCAATATGAGCGGTAATAAAGGAGTGGATATTCCACGTGCCATGTATTTAGTTGAATTGTCGGTTGAGTTGGCCGATCAGGTGCTAAAACGCAATGGCGATTTACTCATGAAGGTGTTTCAGGGTGAAGGTTATGATCAACTTTTATTGACACTAAAAGATAAATACCAAAAAGTCATCACCCGAAAACCCAAAGCGTCACGGCCAAGAAGCAAAGAAATTTATCTATTGGCACGTGGTAAAAAGTAA
- the ftsH gene encoding ATP-dependent zinc metalloprotease FtsH, whose protein sequence is MKNDMLKNVLVWTVVAMILMSVFNHFSGQNQAASSRLDYSEFIDQVHQGQVSKVSIEGATIRGVYLSGDSFTTYNPGDPGLMGDLLDNKVKVSAQAAEQQGVLMQIFISWFPMLLLIGVWIFFMRSMGGGMGGKGGPMSFGKSKARMLTDDQVKVTLDDVAGADEAKQEVGEIVDFLKDPSKYQNLGGTIPRGVLMVGPPGTGKTLLAKAIAGEAKVPFFTISGSDFVEMFVGVGASRVRDMFEQAKAHAPCIIFIDEIDAVGRSRGTGMGGGNDEREQTLNQLLVEMDGFEGNEGVIVIAATNRADVLDKALLRPGRFDRQVTVGLPDIRGREQILKVHMRKVPVGEDVNPSYIARGTPGFSGADLANLVNEAALFAARSNDKLVTQKHFEMAKDKILMGVERKSMVMNEKERRMTAYHEAGHAIVGFIVPEHDPVYKVSIMPRGRALGVTMYLPEEDSYSYSKRKLESQLSSLYGGRIAEELIFGKDAVTTGASNDIERATSIARNMVTKWGLSDNLGPLMYEEDDNGSFMGTSRNANVSDEVSKEIDKEIRNLIDRNYQRATDILKEHADKLEIMTDALMQYETIDAQQIKNIMEGKPPGEPREWGAVDDVSKPSNDEPAATNNIETVADDLSGDQSAPDQGEPKLH, encoded by the coding sequence ATGAAAAATGATATGTTAAAAAATGTATTGGTTTGGACAGTCGTCGCCATGATTTTGATGTCGGTGTTCAATCATTTTAGTGGCCAAAATCAGGCGGCTTCTAGTCGTTTAGACTATTCGGAATTTATTGATCAAGTTCATCAAGGTCAAGTCAGTAAAGTATCCATTGAGGGTGCCACCATTCGGGGCGTTTACCTAAGCGGCGACAGCTTTACTACCTATAACCCAGGTGATCCAGGGTTGATGGGTGACTTACTCGACAACAAGGTAAAGGTGAGTGCGCAAGCCGCTGAGCAACAAGGCGTGTTAATGCAGATTTTTATCTCTTGGTTTCCTATGTTACTGCTGATTGGAGTGTGGATATTCTTTATGCGCTCTATGGGCGGAGGTATGGGGGGCAAGGGCGGTCCCATGTCTTTTGGTAAAAGCAAGGCAAGAATGCTGACTGATGACCAAGTTAAAGTCACGCTAGACGATGTGGCCGGTGCGGATGAAGCCAAGCAAGAAGTTGGCGAAATTGTAGATTTTTTAAAAGACCCTAGTAAATATCAAAACCTGGGTGGCACAATTCCACGTGGTGTTTTAATGGTGGGCCCTCCAGGAACCGGTAAAACTTTATTAGCCAAAGCGATTGCGGGTGAGGCCAAGGTACCGTTCTTTACTATTTCAGGTTCAGATTTTGTTGAAATGTTTGTAGGTGTAGGCGCTTCACGTGTTCGCGATATGTTTGAGCAAGCTAAAGCGCATGCGCCGTGCATCATCTTTATAGATGAGATTGATGCCGTTGGTCGTAGTCGTGGAACCGGAATGGGCGGCGGTAATGATGAGCGTGAGCAAACTTTAAACCAGCTTTTGGTTGAAATGGACGGTTTTGAGGGCAATGAGGGTGTGATTGTCATTGCCGCTACTAACCGTGCAGATGTTTTGGATAAAGCATTATTACGTCCAGGTCGTTTTGATCGTCAGGTGACGGTTGGTTTGCCAGATATTCGTGGGCGTGAACAAATTTTGAAAGTGCATATGCGTAAAGTTCCTGTGGGTGAGGATGTAAATCCTTCGTACATTGCTCGAGGAACGCCTGGATTTTCAGGAGCGGATTTGGCGAATTTGGTTAATGAAGCAGCATTGTTTGCGGCGCGTAGTAATGATAAATTGGTGACGCAAAAGCATTTTGAAATGGCTAAAGATAAAATTCTTATGGGTGTAGAGCGTAAGAGTATGGTTATGAATGAAAAAGAGCGTCGTATGACGGCCTATCATGAAGCCGGTCACGCTATTGTTGGTTTTATTGTTCCGGAACATGATCCAGTATACAAAGTAAGTATTATGCCACGTGGTAGAGCATTGGGTGTCACCATGTATTTGCCAGAAGAAGACTCTTATAGCTACAGTAAGCGTAAGCTCGAAAGTCAGTTGTCGAGTTTGTATGGTGGTCGAATTGCTGAAGAACTTATTTTTGGAAAAGACGCAGTGACAACCGGTGCTAGCAACGATATTGAGCGTGCCACGAGTATTGCTCGCAATATGGTGACTAAGTGGGGGTTGTCAGACAATCTTGGGCCGTTGATGTATGAAGAAGACGATAATGGCAGTTTTATGGGTACATCGCGTAATGCCAATGTATCTGATGAAGTCTCAAAAGAGATTGATAAAGAGATTCGTAACTTAATTGATCGTAATTATCAACGTGCTACCGATATTTTAAAAGAGCATGCGGATAAATTAGAGATTATGACGGACGCTCTGATGCAATATGAAACCATTGATGCGCAGCAAATTAAAAATATAATGGAAGGTAAGCCACCAGGAGAACCACGTGAGTGGGGGGCGGTAGATGATGTAAGCAAGCCTTCTAATGATGAACCTGCGGCTACCAATAATATTGAAACAGTTGCAGATGACTTAAGTGGTGATCAATCAGCACCAGATCAAGGTGAGCCCAAGCTTCACTAA
- the folP gene encoding dihydropteroate synthase yields MSIVALINQKFADEHGAPLVMGIFNATPDSFSDGGKFTVQNKMQAQVEAMIKDGADIIDVGGESTRPGAQPVSVQEELDRVMPVIEFITANFDVPVSVDTYKTAVMRAAIAAGSKIVNDVNALQDLGAAELVAQTGVSVCLMHKQGGFTDMQNKPQYHNVVDDVTEFLLKRAKACEHAGINADNIVLDPGYGFGKTLEHNLALFEHLDHFVNLPYPVLVGVSRKSMIGQLLGDVPVEDRMVGSVAAAMLATLKGAKILRVHDVKPTVEALRVTLALL; encoded by the coding sequence ATGAGCATAGTTGCATTAATAAATCAGAAGTTTGCAGACGAACATGGTGCTCCATTGGTTATGGGTATTTTTAATGCCACTCCAGATTCGTTTTCGGATGGCGGTAAGTTTACTGTGCAAAATAAAATGCAAGCTCAGGTTGAAGCCATGATTAAGGATGGGGCTGATATTATCGATGTGGGCGGTGAATCTACTCGCCCAGGAGCTCAGCCAGTCAGTGTGCAGGAGGAGCTTGATCGTGTTATGCCTGTTATCGAGTTTATAACAGCTAATTTTGACGTCCCTGTGTCGGTTGACACTTATAAAACAGCGGTAATGCGAGCGGCAATTGCAGCTGGCTCAAAAATAGTAAATGATGTAAATGCGCTGCAAGACTTGGGTGCCGCTGAATTGGTTGCCCAAACCGGTGTTTCAGTTTGTTTAATGCATAAGCAGGGTGGTTTTACGGATATGCAAAACAAACCGCAGTATCATAATGTGGTAGATGATGTGACTGAGTTTTTACTCAAGCGTGCTAAAGCCTGCGAGCATGCTGGAATAAACGCAGATAATATTGTATTAGACCCAGGGTATGGATTTGGTAAAACCCTTGAGCATAATTTGGCATTATTTGAGCATTTAGACCATTTTGTAAATCTACCATATCCTGTATTGGTGGGGGTGTCACGTAAGAGTATGATTGGGCAGTTACTTGGCGATGTACCGGTTGAGGATCGTATGGTTGGAAGTGTAGCAGCCGCCATGTTAGCAACATTAAAAGGTGCCAAAATATTGCGTGTACACGATGTTAAGCCTACTGTTGAGGCTTTGCGTGTAACGTTGGCTCTACTTTAA